DNA sequence from the Halichoerus grypus chromosome 8, mHalGry1.hap1.1, whole genome shotgun sequence genome:
cctgagatcatgacctgagccgaaggcagacgcttaacgactgagccacccaggcgcccccagaggtcATGTAATTTTAAAGGTAGGATCAAACTGTAGCAGGGCTGAGTCTTCAGTGGTGCAGTTGTGTCCGTATCTTCAAGTCAAATCACTGGTGGACCCAACTGCGGTGTAACCAGGCTTCGGTTAATGGGAATGCTTGAAAGATGCATTATATTGAGCTCATCCAGTAAGGTTGGGAATGGAAAGGTCTTTGGATCATTGAATTTAATTCCAATAAACCTTTTAGAGTATGAGAGTCAGATTTTGGAATACCCAGATGCATAGGAAACATTTCTTTACACTGAGGATGAAATCTAATCATTTAGCTTTGGGTATGCAATACAATTAAGTGAATTGCATAATCTTGTACAAAGACCAACAGAGATTGTTCTAAAATGACTCCTTTTGTTGTTGTACCTGCCAGCCTATGGAATGtttgtgtgggtttttgtttttctttttccctactcttctcttttttttttccagcgataaataactttttaaacacaacgtatgtataaatataaagtttatttagCATAGTGTTTAGAAAAATAAGTTCACatcatttcagaaaacaaataaaacacttaaTTGTCCAGGCATAAACCCCTATTACAGTACAACATACATACTTTAGATCTCTTTGGTTGGGTAATTAAGCACAGAAATGTTCTGGGACATGCTCTGTGTGCCATCACCTCACAGTGCAGTAGAGACTCTGTCACCCCACCCCATGATATACATTCTGtatagattttctctttgtgtaaGGCACAGTAAAACCATATTGAGTCTATAACTGGTCTCCTCTAAACATACAGTACAtgcaacaaaagaacaaaaattgagAACCCTGAAagccaagagtcacatgctacaTAATTGATTAATAAAATGTACGGCGGTAATATTAAATTAACATGAAATGTCTCAACTAGATACAAAATAACTCTTTTTAGGCTCTATCATCTAAGTTCTAGGAAGACTTCGAAACATCTTTTGTAAAATGTAGTTCTTTTCCCCACAAATGTcctgaattatttatatttttatgatgagATGATCTGTCAAAAACAttgtaaaagaatgaagaactTCTGGCTATGTACTAACACACACTTGCCTAACGTAGCAGGGCAGGCTGCAACACATGCCCAATAATCCAACTTTTGACATGCAAAATGCAAGGGCATATACAAGGAGATTTAAGGTCAGTGTGCAATTTAACTACACATTTTTTACCTATGGCTATAACGTCTACTTGCCTTTCATAACACAAGAAAGGCACTGAAACGTGTACGATTCAGTCTTTTTgttactataaatatatatgagcTATGAAGCACTACAACACAGGTGTTCTTGCTTGATTGAGGAACAAATGCACCTTCTCTTTAAATGACAAAACTGTTCTTTACTAGCTGTAACTAAGAGCTAAATGCCAAATTCTGGCAGAGTGCATAGAGAGCCTCACACCAAAAATCCCACAGCCAGCAGGAGGGGTTGGGCTTTGCAGGGAGAGTTTTTACCCCTATTCTGATTCCTCTTTGGGGATCATTTGAGGGTCATTTGCAGCATCTTCAAGCATTGGTTTATGTAAGAGAAATTCTGCCACATGAACTCCAAGGGTCCTGAGTCTGGCCCTTGGTATTGCAAAAAACATTTGCAATTCTGTGCAAGGAGATCATGGGgtttatcttatttcattcacATATGTATGGGCTATAAACCAACTGGCCCTTATTTTactgaaagaatagaaaagaacaaTAAGTTCTCTAGAATGTGCATTGATTCTTACCTGGTATATTGTGTAGCTACCTGAAGTAATTGTACGGGTATAATTACATCATGTTGGGAGTATGAATGGGTTTCCTAGGTAAGTTTTAAGTTTTgtgctatcttttctttttcttaagagaaaaaaaagaggaagaactgTGAATAAAAGAGAGGCTTATTATATTTTTGGAAGACATATGAAACTTTTccagttatatatatgatatatataactttttaaacgTTCCCATCTCCCTTATTAGATCGGTATTTTAAAATAACGAACAAAAACTCTTGCTATCTGCAGCCATCAAGTGAAAAGCCATCATTTTCATGTAAACTACACTAGAGAACCATATAATTAATCTCAGTAACATGATCAGCACACACCtacaggaaaaaacaacaacaataagctGAGTAAGTAGTGGTGGAGGAGAAGAGAACTCTAAAACACCtgactttgttaaaaaaaaaaaaagatgaaaaactgtAGTTTCAGCAGTTTAAGAACATTGACTAATTCCATAAAAAAGATGGGATCTAAGTTCTTTAGCAAAACGATGGGAAGAAGTCTTGATAGGGCTCTTTACCTATGTCTGCGAGTTCCATTTGCAATAACAAGAAAAGGTAAGTCCTCTATGGCCGTTATTCAACATGCTCAGCTGATGGGCCTGTTGGGATCAAGAGTACACTCTTTGTTCTGATCTCGAAGAGAGCAACACTGGTAACATCTTTATGTTCAACGACTTTAAGTCATCTCCGAAGAGatcattttctcacatttcttgCTTTGCAGACACCAGAGACTTTACTCACTACATAAATGTATTTGCATTATTCCATTTTGTGTTCAGTCCTGATAAAAACTATAACCACAGCTCACAACATTATCAAGCAAGCTTCTCAAAGAAACCCCAAAAGATTTACTTTTAAACAAGACATGATAATATAGTGCAAATAACAGTTGTATGTCATAACGTAACAACTGATCCAAAACACTTAGAACTAAGTTTCATCAGGGCAGAGTTTTGCTCAAGagaatttatatattctttccttAGTTTAAAATGGTTGTTTTCATAGTCTACAGAATTAAATTTACCTGGTAATCTATGATTGTTATTTTCATTGTAATGAAGAGCATCAAATATAATCAGTTGTTCATCCATTTACATCATAAACATAATTATATAAGTGAAACTTACGTTCTTCAGACTTAAAGCAATTTTGTGGTGAAAATAACCCTGTTAGATAGAAAAGAGCCATCAGTGCTTTTGTTGACACTTCTGTACCTTAGTAAGAATAATTAAAAGGCCACAAGGCATAAAGGCACATAGAATTCTAtagaaaacacatttaaatgaATCAGAGAGTTGCTAAATAAAGAACAACGATGTGAAAAGAAGTACCAAAATTCCAATATTGGGAGTTAGATTGCCTGTTTCAGTGTTATTAATATTGACCATAACAGACTGCTGATAAAAATCATTACTTTTAAAATCCTACAAAAAGTAAAACTTTGTTGGAAATAACTATGTTCACTTCCTGTtcaagcaataaaaataaattaaacagtaagaaaacatttttcttttcagttcataGTGTCTGAAGTATAAGAGAAACATATACAGCATAAATAAAATTCACTGTAATTCCTCAAATCCTGGCTTATAAGACTAATATATTTACACTCATACTGAAGTTTATTTCAGAGTTTTTAGTGGAGTTGCAAACTTTCTCAGCCCCACTGGACTATTAGCAAGCACATTTGGAAATGTGTAGAGACAAACCAAGACTTTCACAAAAATGctgaaaaacagaaatgcatatattcaaaaataaaccCTTAGAATAGTGCGGAGTACCATTTATGCTTCTTAACCTCATCAATGCCCATGGAGTAAGAGTAAACAAAAATAACTGTATTGTTTCTAATGCCAATGTCAGGTGTATACCGTTTAAATTTAAAGAACTATAGAGCTCCATTTGACCTTAGAATTATATTAAGTCAACCAAATGATACACTTTGACTTGATATATTTCATCTTGTTCCTTTGTCTCCATCTATTTAAAAGAGAACATATGTGAATGAAAAAGCTGCAGCGATGCAGTTCTATTCCTGTATATTTAACTGTGATCTTCATGCAGATCAATCCAGTCTCCTGAATTCATTTACTCACAAAACTAGTGTTTCCCTGTAAATGGGAAAATGCTTTATGTCCTCAGGGCTCCGTGAAAAGATCTGCCTGCTGATgccagaaaaaagagagagagagagaactcaagttTATAAGTCTTGCATATCTTCATCCAATTGGACAGTTTGGAGCTTGGCAAGCTCTTTTTTGTCTGTTTCCAGGTCTTCACAGACAGTCTCGACCATGCCCTCTAGGACATACTTGGATTTTGAGTCCAGCATCATTAAGTTGCTTGTGGCTTTGCCCTCAGAATTTGTTAAGAAATTCTCTTTTATGTTAGCTACTGATTGCAGAACCAAACGATGTTCTCTGACAAAATCCTGGTGTATTGCTGGGGAAGGGTGACCCACCTGGTCTTCAGCTGTAGGAACAATTTCCCCAAGGGCAGCCTGGGTCATGGGGACTGACAAGAGATCTTGACCAGTAATAAGGGAACAGTTCTGAAGAGTTGCATAGTTGGTGTTGCTGACAGATGTCACAGTAGATTTGCTCGCCACAGGTGCAGACATTGGCTGGCTATCAGCAATGTCAGGGTTTAGCTCGGTGGGATTTAGTAAGGTAGGGGGAGTCAGGGAAAAATGGTGAGTTGGGGATACATTAACTAATGAGGAGGCCAGTGGATGGAGGCCACTCCCCGAGATACTTTCAGAAGACAGGTTTGCATTTATTTGTGCATTCTGATTGACAGGCATCAACTGAGAAAATACCAGGCTCCTCTCCAAGCCCTCCTGTTTAACAGATCCTACAGTCTGGCCTGAATTAGGAACAGTGTATACCACTGCACTGGGAGCAAGAGAGCTCAAGAAAACCTTTCCTTGCTGGACTGTGGTGGACTCACTTGTAAATGTGCTCCCATCTGAAGTGCTTGAATTTACTGAAATattacctaaaaaaaataaagtacagattATCATTGATAGAActgataaggaaagaaaaaaagatacttttttaCACACATGATTTTTCTCAGGTTCAGTAGAATCACCATCAGCACTTAAAACTACAGATTCCCAGGCTCTCCTCCTGAGAATCTGACTCAGTAAGTCCTAGAACAGGTGTATTTTAAACTCCCAAGTAAGTCTGATGACACAGTGGAAGTGAGAACTACTAGTTTAGAAACGAAGTGTgagaaaacctttttttccaGGTTCTAATTTCCATCAAGTTTCTGGTTCACTATTACCAACTCAATTTCTCTCAGTCAGTTGATAGTTGTAGCTAGCTCTGCCAGTTAGAACTagaaaacacaaatgcaaaacaaaatgcCTTTGTTCAGGACAAGTTCAGTAACCGACATAAATGGATATGTAGAAAATCCCCATAAAACGAGTTGCCCTGGGGCCTGAAGTTAAACCATATAAACCTGTACAGACAAGTTTCAAACTTTCACCAAACTAACCATAAAGTAATGTCAAATCAACAAAATATtcaatagttttttcttttgttgtgccaGTTCTGAATTTTCAGGGTTGCAGTGATAGGAAgaattaatgataataataaaatgtacttCTAAAATTACAGATTAATGTAAATAACTAGAGCTAATGCTTCTTTAAAAGGTTTGTATTTTGAGGCTCTCACTATAATGGTCTACAGAGAccagaagtagaaaaagaaaccTAAGTGGAAAGCTGAGAAGATGTTCAAAATCAGGTAACTCAGACAACGGAGATGAATTAGACCCTTCCCCTCACTCCTACTATCAAGTAAAACCCTTTTCTTTTTGAGTCTTTACATAGGCACAGTAAAATGATGGTAATTATCTTGCCACTGAAAGGTGGACCTGAGGGAATTTTGTGACAGAATTACTCAGATGGGTTGTTTACCCTGATCTTGAATTAGATGTTCAGTAAACTATTATTTTGAGAAAACAGCTCAATATTAAAGGTAATTCACCTAAAACATTTCCCTTCTTGAATTAGAATAACTGTGATTATAGTACCACGTATATTGATAAATAAATGTCATAGGGCTGTTTATATGTCTCCCAAACACTTTTTAAGCACCTTAAATGCAAAGGAAtgtctttaaatgaaaaaaaaaaaaaagaaagaaagaaagaaaacactgtatttaagctttaaaaaaaatttaaccactAGAAAGTATTCTTCATGGAAATACTGGTGTTAATAAAAACATCTCTGCATATGTTTGGGTTCTTCCCTAACACAAATGTTTGTTCCAggccaaacaaatgaaaaggctTTTACTTGACTTCAACGTAAGTGTGCTTTAGAATTCTTGTTGGCTGCTAAACTGTAGCAAAAtcatctgaaatatttattttgctatgtGTTATGTATTCGTGAAACTATTTGCCTGTGTATATGCGAACAAAACgattagttatttttttcagggAACCAAAAATAATATGACAGGACATTTTCCCCAACCGCtactgaatataaataaaataatatttttgaatgtgtagaaattataacatatatgaatgaaggaggaaaagcaGATGTGATCCAAAACTTGATATTTAAGTATAACTGCACTTGAATTATAAATTGGACAATAATTtcaaaatcagttaaaaaaatcCAAACGAAAAAGGACATAGGTGAAAAGCCTAACTTTGTAATGAcggtaaggaaaaaaaacccttattttcTCAGATTATAAAGTGAGTAAAAGATGTAGAAAATCCGCATATAAATactaactattgaaagataatcTACCTTGTCTACACATTTTAAGGCAAGTTTCAGTATCTGTTTTTGAGAAAGCCTGAATCCCCAAATGCTTTATTGAGAACAGCAGTCCATAATTACTATAAAGGAACGTTGCTTCCTGGACCCATCTGGTTAAACTTACGCCTTTAATGCACCCAGTCTAAGGATTGACAGCTCTGTTATTTGATCTTAGCTATTTTAACCGAAAATGCTATTCTTATTCATATTAAAtgtcccattttaaaaattagctatggggcgcctgggtggctcagttggttaagcgactgccttcggctcaggtcatgatcctggagtcccgggatcgagacccgcatcgggctccctgctcagcagggagtctgcttctcccttggaccctcccccctctcgtgctctctctctcgctctctctctcaaataaaaaatcttaaaaaaaaattagctttagTTTATAATACTTTTCTAGTAGCATATTTCTAGATTACATGTGAAAactatttctgcttttcttctccccCAGTGTACATACCAGACTTTTTGCTCAAATCTGTtgtctttaaaatgttatctACTGTTTGGAAAtttcctaaagagaaaaaaggggTTAGATCCacattaaattattataaaatgaagCACTTTGACTTTCCTTGTGGTTTCCATATTTTTGCCTTAGGTTGGATAAAGACTTAACTTAATCCTTTCCAGAACTTGGAACAATGAAGAAATACATGGTGTGCTGCCGGAGTTTTGTGTTTTACTACCCTTTTACCTGAGAATTGATTTTATAGAATGAAATGTACTCAACAACATTTTTTCCAAATGCCTCCTATAAACTGAAGTAGATCATAGTTGTGGAAGCAAAAAAAAGTTGTGCATAAATGGATATTTTTTTGATAAAGCCATTTTACAGGAAGCTGATTTTTAAGGCAAACAAGACTTAATTTTGGCTTCGCAGAAATCTGGACATTCAGATTTGCTTACAGGAAGGCACACGGTCAGTGACATCCCCCACTCCTAATTTTAAGGGGCCATACCACCTCCACTGCCATTCTGACTATTCTTGTTTCTATATACAAAAAATGACACCGAGCCATCAGACTTGCTTAAAGTCAGTGAAGACGTGGAATATCAGCCTCAGGCTTCCCAAACTTCAGATCAGTGTCTGCTTTAGCATATTGCCTTTAGTAAAGCCACAAACATATAGAATAAGGCTTACGATTGCCTTCCTAAACAAACCCACACATTTAGGGGCCAGTACACATGCAGAGCCATAGACACCCAGTCACGTATTCCTCTGGTTTTCCTTTAGGTCTGTTAGTTTTAATTACAGGAGGAACATGAATCAAACACAACCGATCTAGTCTTTTTAGCCTGCCCTTCTAAAATACTTCTTGGTCAAACAGAAAATGCTTAGGTAAAGTGTACACATTCGTACCAACTGCCTTGACTAATTTTGTGTTCTTagcaatcttattaatttttaatcttaaaatgtcAAGCAATGGGTTATTTTGTAAGCACCAATTGACTTATCATATTTCTATAATTGTAGAACTGGCAAGATCTGCTATGACCTGTATTTTTCCATTCAGTCGTTAGGAAAATACGAGCCCATGTCCACGATGCCAGGGAACCAAACAAGCTGGATCTTACACGGGTGTTGTGAAGGAGGAGAGACAAATCAACGCTATTCTGCAGCTGTGGCAGCCAACGAGGTACCTGAACGGTAACATCAATCTATAGCTCTCACCAAATGCGTCATTTACAGCGGCTGGCTAAAACATTCACTGGTGCGTGACGGTGCCGAATGAGACTTTTACCTTGTGAAGCTGCTACGGAAACAGAAGGCAGCTGCAGTGGAGAGAATCCAATGCTCCCATTAAGGAACTGGCTGTTTGTTCCGGAATTGGGGATCTGGACAATGCCATACTGGTTAATTTGCACTGGTGTAGTAAAAGTCACCACAGAGCCTCCATCCTGGGAAGCCACCGTTTGAATGCCTTCTCTTTTTACCTCAGTGCTGGGTATCAGCCCTGGGAATGACACGGGGACACTGGAGTTGTAAGAAGTGGTGGCTGCTGGGTTAGCTGAAGAACTCTGGAGGACTTTGAATTCCTTCACATCGTGGGAGGTAGACCCCAGTATGTCACTCATGGATATACCATTGCTCACAATGTTTGATGCCATTTTTGGTGGGTTCAACGACACTGTCTGTGTGTTTCCCACATTTAATCCATTAAGGATGACTCCATTGGGTCCCTGAATGAAAGAATTACCATTAAGAAAGACAGGTGAAGTACTTGCAGGCACCAAGCTTCCATTCAACAAAACTCCAGAAGAGCTTAATGAGATCTTAGCATTTCCAATTTGTTGCATATATATGGGCTCCATGTGACTGGAAAGGCTGAGGTTAGTGACACTATCCGATGAACCGGAGAGTGGATGAGGAGACAAGTCCTCATGGCCCTTGCTGGATTCATCTTCAGTGCTGGGATTGCCATCTGACTCGCTGCAGAGAGGGGGAAAACCAAGACATTCAGAAGGTCAGAGGGACGACATTCTACATAGTGCCATTTGTTTAGAAGTCCAGGCTCTAACCCCATTAAAGTCAGTATTTAAGGAAAGCAGAGCAGGAAGTTTTTAGTCCTGTTTAAGCTATGAGAACTTTCAGCAGATTCTGACCATCCAGAGAATGTGGGAAGATAAACTCTCCTATCCCAATCATTTTACCAATAATAAATTCAGGCAAAGTCCAGAGATCTGGAAGATGTAAATTCAGCTAATAGGATTTACTATGAGAattgtatgtacatttttatagcATTGAAGTTATTCCTTCCTGTTATATACGCTGCTACCTATGCTGCAGAAAAAACTCCCTAGATGAGGTGGTCAGTCTTTCCTGTTTAGGaactccttcccctcccctcaaaaCCAATTCAGATTAGTGTGATCTTGGAGGTAAATGAAACTGCCAAAGGAGCAGGAGGTGGGAAGTGTTCAGTTTTGTTTGCCAGTTAGTTAACAAGAGATCATTTTCTCACCTGCTCCCAAACTTCTACTCCACCAGACTGACAACTCTCTCATTCAACAAAGTGGCTGTCCTTGATGTAGGAAAGGCACTTTCAACCCAAGAACTGTTATGTGCAGTCGCCTTTGAATCCAAAAGAAGCCATAGGGGCCTATTTAACATACACCATCCAGTGCCctggtgaggtgggagggaaaggGTGTGGGTCACTCAGCAGCCTTGTAACCATCagaccccttccccagcaccctcATTCCTTCTGCTCCAGACGGGGACTGTGTTCCTCAGCTCCCCGACTTTGGGGGGAAATACCAAATCCGGGGAGGGGTAGTGGTGGGATTTCCCATTTGGTCTGAGGCTGGGCGGGGGAGAAAGGGGCAGTTAGTTCGCAGTTTGGAAGCGTGGTGTGACTTGGCCCCGGTAGAAGATCCACGTCCCTTGCAGTGCCCGGCGGTCGGTTCGCTTTCATGCGGAGGGGAGGGGATTACCCGGGCTTTGGGCTGCGGGGCCAGGAGCGCAGAAAGCGCTTTGATTTACGAGCTGAGGCTGAGCCGCCGTCGCCGTCTGCGAGGGTGACTCACCGGGGGTGCGGGTGGGAGGTAGATCCGGAGAGGGGCCTAAACCAGGCAactgggccgggggcggggggtgtggaGTTGGGGGGGGTACGCAAAGCCGGCAGAGTGTGGCTGGGGAGACGGGGAACGCGCCCAGCCGGGGAGTGGAGGCTGCTGGCCTGCGCGCCACgcccgctccccaccccctgcctcggGCCCTGAGGATTCCGACGGAGCTCCGAGCGACGGGATCCGCTGCCACAAGCTGGCGCGGGGTGACCGACGGGCCTCCTCTGGGTCTCCCCGCAGGTCTGCGGAAGGATGCACGCAGGTCGCAGTGCGCGTTTTGTTTTGATAATCGCGAGGCCCGGTCGGACACAgcgcctccctccctgccttgggCGAGGAGCGCCGGAGCCGTCGGGCCCCGGCGGGGGCGCAGGGGCAGGAGCGGCAAGGGCGGACCGCGGCGGACTCTGGAATGCGCCGGGCGATCGCTTTCGCTCGGCCCGGACGAGCTCCCTGGCGCCCAAGTTCCTTCTCTGGGCAGAACCTTCGAGCTGCTTTGGGTTCTTTCTGTCCTATGCCCGCGTGGCTGGAGACACCATCTCTTTAGGCGACCTTCTCCACAGTTCGCTCAACAATACACCAAATACACCCTCCAGGTGTCTGACTCGAAAGGACCGCACAAAAGAAGTGGAAAACCTGACATTTTCTACCAGTTGGGGCCCAAAACTCTGCCAGTCAAAAAGTTCAAACCCGCCAGGGTGGGCACTTTGGGAGGTGTG
Encoded proteins:
- the LOC118520365 gene encoding homeobox protein SIX4, with product MSSSSPTGQIASAADIKQENGMESASEGQEAPREVAGGAAAGLSPPAPAPFPLEPGDATAAAAGVSGEEGAVAAAAADQVQLHSELLGRHHHAAAAAAAAAAAAQTPLAFSPDHVACVCEALQQGGNLDRLARFLWSLPQSDLLRGNESLLKARALVAFHQGIYPELYSILESHSFESANHPLLQQLWYKARYTEAERARGRPLGAVDKYRLRRKFPLPRTIWDGEETVYCFKEKSRNALKELYKQNRYPSPAEKRHLAKITGLSLTQVSNWFKNRRQRDRNPSETQSKSESDGNPSTEDESSKGHEDLSPHPLSGSSDSVTNLSLSSHMEPIYMQQIGNAKISLSSSGVLLNGSLVPASTSPVFLNGNSFIQGPNGVILNGLNVGNTQTVSLNPPKMASNIVSNGISMSDILGSTSHDVKEFKVLQSSSANPAATTSYNSSVPVSFPGLIPSTEVKREGIQTVASQDGGSVVTFTTPVQINQYGIVQIPNSGTNSQFLNGSIGFSPLQLPSVSVAASQGNISVNSSTSDGSTFTSESTTVQQGKVFLSSLAPSAVVYTVPNSGQTVGSVKQEGLERSLVFSQLMPVNQNAQINANLSSESISGSGLHPLASSLVNVSPTHHFSLTPPTLLNPTELNPDIADSQPMSAPVASKSTVTSVSNTNYATLQNCSLITGQDLLSVPMTQAALGEIVPTAEDQVGHPSPAIHQDFVREHRLVLQSVANIKENFLTNSEGKATSNLMMLDSKSKYVLEGMVETVCEDLETDKKELAKLQTVQLDEDMQDL